One region of Manis pentadactyla isolate mManPen7 chromosome 9, mManPen7.hap1, whole genome shotgun sequence genomic DNA includes:
- the PGGHG gene encoding protein-glucosylgalactosylhydroxylysine glucosidase isoform X2 has product MEDTGEDPTIFTAHSLPSDPRFLATVTSTYLGTRVYHDTLHVSGVYNGARGDTHRAVLPSPLNVQLEAPAGTGEQLTKTFVLDTNTGSFLHTVEGPSFRASQCIYAHRTLPHVLAFSVSITRLAAGSWPITVLLRSDFSPHSPDLELHLGPDFQGARYLYGHTLTPEQPGGLQQEVHMLWTPVPPALTLGEGEEDRTWEFLTVVGGSQAEVQVCLAEALQLQARGTLYTAHTRAWAQLWAACGLDVEGPMPLRQALRGALYYLLSALPQPGAPGDLCHGLSPGGLSNGSREECYWGHIFWDQDLWMFPNILMFHPEAARTLLEYRIRTLSGALDNARNLGYQGAKFAWESAGSGLEVCPEAIYGSQEIHINGAVVLAFQLYYHATQDLQLFREAGGWDVVRAVAEFWCSRVEWSPGEERYHLRGVMPPDEYHSGVNNSVYTNILVQNSLRFAAVLAWDLGRPVPNQWLVVADKIKVPFDPKRHFHPEFDGYQPGEEVKQADVVLLGYPVPFPLSPHVRRNNLEIYEAATSPQGPAMTWSMFAVGWMELKDPQRAWGLLERSFANITEPFKVWTENADGSGAVNFLTGMGGFLQAALFGFTGFRITHSGLTFDPMCPAGVSGVCVSGIFYQGNKFDFCFSRGSVAVEVTAQAGPWAPLLEAELWPSQARLPLPPGHKVYFPYSAGRIQRSLP; this is encoded by the exons ATGGAGGACACAGGCGAGGACCCCACCATATTCACTGCCCATTCTCTGCCCAGTGACCCCCGCTTCTTGGCCACTGTGACCAGCACCTACCTGGGCACACGTGTGTATCATGACACACtgcatgtgagtggtgtgtacaatGGGGCTAGAGGGGACACGCACCGGGCCGTTCTGCCCAGTCCCCTCAATGTCCAGCTGGAGGCCCCTGCAGGGACAGGAGAGCAGCTGACCAAGACCTTTGTCCTGGACACTAACACAG gctccttTCTGCACACTGTGGAGGGCCCCAGCTTCCGGGCCTCCCAGTGCATCTATGCCCACCGCACGCTGCCGCACGTCCTGGCCTTCAGTGTGTCCATCACCCGCCTGGCTGCGGGGAGCTGGCCTATCACGGTGCTGCTGCGGTCGGACTTCTCCCCACACAGCCCAGACCTGGAACTGCATCTAGGTCCTGACTTCCAGGGAGCCCG ATACCTGTATGGCCACACACTCACCCCCGAGCAGCCTGGGGGGCTGCAGCAGGAAGTGCATATGCTGTGGACACCTGTGCCCCCGGCTCTGACCCTGGGGGAAGGCGAGGAGGACAGGACCTGGGAGTTCCTGACCGTGGTGGGTGGCAGCCAGGCTGAGGTCCAAGTCTGCCTGGCTGAGGCCCTGCAGCTGCAGGCCAGGGGCACTCTCTATACTGCCCATACCCGGGCCTGGGCCCAGCTCTGGGCAGCCTGTGGCCTCGATGTGGAGGGGCCCATGCCCCTGCGCCAGGCCCTGCGTGGCGCCCTCTACTACCTGCTCAGCGCTCTGCCCCAGCCTGGGGCCCCAGGAGACCTCTGCCATGGCCTCAGCCCCGGGGGCCTCTCCAACGGGAGCCGTGAGGAATGTTACTGGGGCCACATCTTCTGGGACCAG GATCTCTGGATGTTCCCAAATATCCTGATGttccacccagaggctgccaggaCTCTCCTGGAATACCGCATCCGGACGCTGAGTGGGGCCCTGGACAATGCCCGGAACCTGGGCTACCAG GGCGCCAAGTTCGCATGGGAGAGCGCAGGCTCTGGCCTGGAAGTGTGCCCTGAGGCTATTTATGGGAGCCAGGAGATCCACATCAATGGGGCCGTGGTGCTGGCCTTCCAGCTGTACTACCACGCCACCCAG GACTTACAGCTCTTCAGAGAAGCTGGTGGCTGGGACGTGGTCAGGGCCGTGGCTGAGTTTTGGTGCAGCCGTGTGGAGTGGAGCCCTGGGGAAGAGAGGTACCACCTGAGGG GAGTCATGCCCCCCGATGAATACCACTCAGGCGTCAACAACTCCGTGTACACCAACATCCTGGTCCAGAACAG CCTGCGCTTTGCTGCCGTCCTGGCCTGGGACTTGGGTCGGCCTGTCCCCAACCAGTGGCTGGTGGTGGCTGATAAGATCAAGGTGCCCTTTGACCCAAAGCGGCATTTCCACCCAGAGTTCGATGGGTACCAACCTG GAGAGGAGGTGAAGCAGGCAGACGTCGTGCTCCTGGGATACCCCGTCCCGTTCCCCCTCAGTCCTCATGTTCGCAGGAACAACCTGGAGATTTATGAGGCCGCGACATCCCCCCAGGGTCCTGCCATGACCTGG AGCATGTTTGCAGTGGgctggatggagctgaaggaccCCCAGCGGGCATGGGGCCTCCTGGAGAGGAGCTTTGCCAACATCACCGAGCCCTTCAAG GTGTGGACGGAGAACGCTGATGGTTCAGGTGCTGTGAACTTCCTGACTGGCATGGGGGGCTTCCTGCAGGCAGCACTCTTTGGGTTCACGGGGTTCAG GATCACCCATAGTGGCCTGACCTTCGACCCCATGTGTCCAGCGGGGGTCTCTGGAGTGTGTGTCTCTGGCATCTTCTACCAGGGGAACAAGTTTGACTTCTGCTTTTCTCGGGGCTCTGTGGCAGTTGAGGTCACAGCCCAGGCAGGGCCCTGGGCCCCCCTGCTGGAGGCTGAGCTGTGGCCATCACAGGCTCGGCTCCCCCTTCCCCCTG GACACAAGGTCTACTTCCCCTACTCAGCTGGCCGGATACAGAGGTCACTCCCGTAG
- the PGGHG gene encoding protein-glucosylgalactosylhydroxylysine glucosidase isoform X8, protein MEDTGEDPTIFTAHSLPSDPRFLATVTSTYLGTRVYHDTLHVSGVYNGARGDTHRAVLPSPLNVQLEAPAGTGEQLTKTFVLDTNTGSFLHTVEGPSFRASQCIYAHRTLPHVLAFSVSITRLAAGSWPITVLLRSDFSPHSPDLELHLGPDFQGARYLYGHTLTPEQPGGLQQEVHMLWTPVPPALTLGEGEEDRTWEFLTVDLWMFPNILMFHPEAARTLLEYRIRTLSGALDNARNLGYQDLQLFREAGGWDVVRAVAEFWCSRVEWSPGEERYHLRGVMPPDEYHSGVNNSVYTNILVQNSLRFAAVLAWDLGRPVPNQWLVVADKIKVPFDPKRHFHPEFDGYQPGEEVKQADVVLLGYPVPFPLSPHVRRNNLEIYEAATSPQGPAMTWSMFAVGWMELKDPQRAWGLLERSFANITEPFKVWTENADGSGAVNFLTGMGGFLQAALFGFTGFRITHSGLTFDPMCPAGVSGVCVSGIFYQGNKFDFCFSRGSVAVEVTAQAGPWAPLLEAELWPSQARLPLPPGVMPESQGMCPHPQGAHSPYRTQGLLPLLSWPDTEVTPVGSRTSKFSSKRI, encoded by the exons ATGGAGGACACAGGCGAGGACCCCACCATATTCACTGCCCATTCTCTGCCCAGTGACCCCCGCTTCTTGGCCACTGTGACCAGCACCTACCTGGGCACACGTGTGTATCATGACACACtgcatgtgagtggtgtgtacaatGGGGCTAGAGGGGACACGCACCGGGCCGTTCTGCCCAGTCCCCTCAATGTCCAGCTGGAGGCCCCTGCAGGGACAGGAGAGCAGCTGACCAAGACCTTTGTCCTGGACACTAACACAG gctccttTCTGCACACTGTGGAGGGCCCCAGCTTCCGGGCCTCCCAGTGCATCTATGCCCACCGCACGCTGCCGCACGTCCTGGCCTTCAGTGTGTCCATCACCCGCCTGGCTGCGGGGAGCTGGCCTATCACGGTGCTGCTGCGGTCGGACTTCTCCCCACACAGCCCAGACCTGGAACTGCATCTAGGTCCTGACTTCCAGGGAGCCCG ATACCTGTATGGCCACACACTCACCCCCGAGCAGCCTGGGGGGCTGCAGCAGGAAGTGCATATGCTGTGGACACCTGTGCCCCCGGCTCTGACCCTGGGGGAAGGCGAGGAGGACAGGACCTGGGAGTTCCTGACCGTG GATCTCTGGATGTTCCCAAATATCCTGATGttccacccagaggctgccaggaCTCTCCTGGAATACCGCATCCGGACGCTGAGTGGGGCCCTGGACAATGCCCGGAACCTGGGCTACCAG GACTTACAGCTCTTCAGAGAAGCTGGTGGCTGGGACGTGGTCAGGGCCGTGGCTGAGTTTTGGTGCAGCCGTGTGGAGTGGAGCCCTGGGGAAGAGAGGTACCACCTGAGGG GAGTCATGCCCCCCGATGAATACCACTCAGGCGTCAACAACTCCGTGTACACCAACATCCTGGTCCAGAACAG CCTGCGCTTTGCTGCCGTCCTGGCCTGGGACTTGGGTCGGCCTGTCCCCAACCAGTGGCTGGTGGTGGCTGATAAGATCAAGGTGCCCTTTGACCCAAAGCGGCATTTCCACCCAGAGTTCGATGGGTACCAACCTG GAGAGGAGGTGAAGCAGGCAGACGTCGTGCTCCTGGGATACCCCGTCCCGTTCCCCCTCAGTCCTCATGTTCGCAGGAACAACCTGGAGATTTATGAGGCCGCGACATCCCCCCAGGGTCCTGCCATGACCTGG AGCATGTTTGCAGTGGgctggatggagctgaaggaccCCCAGCGGGCATGGGGCCTCCTGGAGAGGAGCTTTGCCAACATCACCGAGCCCTTCAAG GTGTGGACGGAGAACGCTGATGGTTCAGGTGCTGTGAACTTCCTGACTGGCATGGGGGGCTTCCTGCAGGCAGCACTCTTTGGGTTCACGGGGTTCAG GATCACCCATAGTGGCCTGACCTTCGACCCCATGTGTCCAGCGGGGGTCTCTGGAGTGTGTGTCTCTGGCATCTTCTACCAGGGGAACAAGTTTGACTTCTGCTTTTCTCGGGGCTCTGTGGCAGTTGAGGTCACAGCCCAGGCAGGGCCCTGGGCCCCCCTGCTGGAGGCTGAGCTGTGGCCATCACAGGCTCGGCTCCCCCTTCCCCCTG GAGTCATGCCAGAGAGCCAGGGTATGTGCCCTCACCCACAGGGTGCCCACTCACCCTACAGGACACAAGGTCTACTTCCCCTACTCAGCTGGCCGGATACAGAGGTCACTCCCGTAGGAAGCAGAACCAGCAAGTTCTCCTCAAAGAGAATTTGA
- the PGGHG gene encoding protein-glucosylgalactosylhydroxylysine glucosidase isoform X3 has translation MEDTGEDPTIFTAHSLPSDPRFLATVTSTYLGTRVYHDTLHVSGVYNGARGDTHRAVLPSPLNVQLEAPAGTGEQLTKTFVLDTNTGSFLHTVEGPSFRASQCIYAHRTLPHVLAFSVSITRLAAGSWPITVLLRSDFSPHSPDLELHLGPDFQGARYLYGHTLTPEQPGGLQQEVHMLWTPVPPALTLGEGEEDRTWEFLTVVGGSQAEVQVCLAEALQLQARGTLYTAHTRAWAQLWAACGLDVEGPMPLRQALRGALYYLLSALPQPGAPGDLCHGLSPGGLSNGSREECYWGHIFWDQDLWMFPNILMFHPEAARTLLEYRIRTLSGALDNARNLGYQDLQLFREAGGWDVVRAVAEFWCSRVEWSPGEERYHLRGVMPPDEYHSGVNNSVYTNILVQNSLRFAAVLAWDLGRPVPNQWLVVADKIKVPFDPKRHFHPEFDGYQPGEEVKQADVVLLGYPVPFPLSPHVRRNNLEIYEAATSPQGPAMTWSMFAVGWMELKDPQRAWGLLERSFANITEPFKVWTENADGSGAVNFLTGMGGFLQAALFGFTGFRITHSGLTFDPMCPAGVSGVCVSGIFYQGNKFDFCFSRGSVAVEVTAQAGPWAPLLEAELWPSQARLPLPPGVMPESQGMCPHPQGAHSPYRTQGLLPLLSWPDTEVTPVGSRTSKFSSKRI, from the exons ATGGAGGACACAGGCGAGGACCCCACCATATTCACTGCCCATTCTCTGCCCAGTGACCCCCGCTTCTTGGCCACTGTGACCAGCACCTACCTGGGCACACGTGTGTATCATGACACACtgcatgtgagtggtgtgtacaatGGGGCTAGAGGGGACACGCACCGGGCCGTTCTGCCCAGTCCCCTCAATGTCCAGCTGGAGGCCCCTGCAGGGACAGGAGAGCAGCTGACCAAGACCTTTGTCCTGGACACTAACACAG gctccttTCTGCACACTGTGGAGGGCCCCAGCTTCCGGGCCTCCCAGTGCATCTATGCCCACCGCACGCTGCCGCACGTCCTGGCCTTCAGTGTGTCCATCACCCGCCTGGCTGCGGGGAGCTGGCCTATCACGGTGCTGCTGCGGTCGGACTTCTCCCCACACAGCCCAGACCTGGAACTGCATCTAGGTCCTGACTTCCAGGGAGCCCG ATACCTGTATGGCCACACACTCACCCCCGAGCAGCCTGGGGGGCTGCAGCAGGAAGTGCATATGCTGTGGACACCTGTGCCCCCGGCTCTGACCCTGGGGGAAGGCGAGGAGGACAGGACCTGGGAGTTCCTGACCGTGGTGGGTGGCAGCCAGGCTGAGGTCCAAGTCTGCCTGGCTGAGGCCCTGCAGCTGCAGGCCAGGGGCACTCTCTATACTGCCCATACCCGGGCCTGGGCCCAGCTCTGGGCAGCCTGTGGCCTCGATGTGGAGGGGCCCATGCCCCTGCGCCAGGCCCTGCGTGGCGCCCTCTACTACCTGCTCAGCGCTCTGCCCCAGCCTGGGGCCCCAGGAGACCTCTGCCATGGCCTCAGCCCCGGGGGCCTCTCCAACGGGAGCCGTGAGGAATGTTACTGGGGCCACATCTTCTGGGACCAG GATCTCTGGATGTTCCCAAATATCCTGATGttccacccagaggctgccaggaCTCTCCTGGAATACCGCATCCGGACGCTGAGTGGGGCCCTGGACAATGCCCGGAACCTGGGCTACCAG GACTTACAGCTCTTCAGAGAAGCTGGTGGCTGGGACGTGGTCAGGGCCGTGGCTGAGTTTTGGTGCAGCCGTGTGGAGTGGAGCCCTGGGGAAGAGAGGTACCACCTGAGGG GAGTCATGCCCCCCGATGAATACCACTCAGGCGTCAACAACTCCGTGTACACCAACATCCTGGTCCAGAACAG CCTGCGCTTTGCTGCCGTCCTGGCCTGGGACTTGGGTCGGCCTGTCCCCAACCAGTGGCTGGTGGTGGCTGATAAGATCAAGGTGCCCTTTGACCCAAAGCGGCATTTCCACCCAGAGTTCGATGGGTACCAACCTG GAGAGGAGGTGAAGCAGGCAGACGTCGTGCTCCTGGGATACCCCGTCCCGTTCCCCCTCAGTCCTCATGTTCGCAGGAACAACCTGGAGATTTATGAGGCCGCGACATCCCCCCAGGGTCCTGCCATGACCTGG AGCATGTTTGCAGTGGgctggatggagctgaaggaccCCCAGCGGGCATGGGGCCTCCTGGAGAGGAGCTTTGCCAACATCACCGAGCCCTTCAAG GTGTGGACGGAGAACGCTGATGGTTCAGGTGCTGTGAACTTCCTGACTGGCATGGGGGGCTTCCTGCAGGCAGCACTCTTTGGGTTCACGGGGTTCAG GATCACCCATAGTGGCCTGACCTTCGACCCCATGTGTCCAGCGGGGGTCTCTGGAGTGTGTGTCTCTGGCATCTTCTACCAGGGGAACAAGTTTGACTTCTGCTTTTCTCGGGGCTCTGTGGCAGTTGAGGTCACAGCCCAGGCAGGGCCCTGGGCCCCCCTGCTGGAGGCTGAGCTGTGGCCATCACAGGCTCGGCTCCCCCTTCCCCCTG GAGTCATGCCAGAGAGCCAGGGTATGTGCCCTCACCCACAGGGTGCCCACTCACCCTACAGGACACAAGGTCTACTTCCCCTACTCAGCTGGCCGGATACAGAGGTCACTCCCGTAGGAAGCAGAACCAGCAAGTTCTCCTCAAAGAGAATTTGA